A genomic window from Triticum urartu cultivar G1812 chromosome 7, Tu2.1, whole genome shotgun sequence includes:
- the LOC125519731 gene encoding catalase isozyme 1 isoform X2 has translation MDPYKHRPTSGANSGYWTTNSGAPVWNNNNALTVGQRGPILLEDYHLIEKLAQFDRERIPERVVHARGASAKGFFEVTHDVSQLTCADFLRAPGVQTPVIVRFSTVVHERGSPETLRDPRGFAVKFYTREGNFDLVGNNMPVFFIRDGMKFPDMVHAFKPSPKTNMQENWRIVDFFSHHPESLHMFTFLFDDVGIPLNYRHMDGFGVNTYTLISRDGKAHLVKFHWKPTCGVKCLLDDEAVTVGGTCHTHATKDLTDAIAAGNYPEWKLFIQTIDADHEDKFDFDPLDVTKTWPEDIIPLQPVGRMVLNKNIDNFFAENEQLAFCPAVTVPGIHYSDDKLLQTRIFSYADTQRHRLGPNYLMLPVNAPKCAHHNNHHDGLMNFMHRDEEVNYFPSRFDPTRHAEQYPIPPRVLSGCREKCIIEKENNFKQAGERYRSFDPARQDRFLQRWVDALTDARVTHEIQGIWVSYWSQCDASLGQKLASRLRMKPNM, from the exons ATGGATCCCTACAAG CACCGGCCGACGAGCGGGGCCAACTCCGGCTACTGGACCACCAACTCCGGCGCGCCCGTCTGGAACAACAACAACGCCCTCACCGTCGGCCAGCGAG GACCTATCCTTCTTGAGGATTACCATCTGATTGAAAAGCTTGCACAGTTTGACCGGGAGCGTATCCCTGAACGTGTTGTTCATGCACGGGGAGCCAGTGCTAAGGGGTTCTTTGAGGTGACTCATGATGTTTCTCAGCTCACTTGCGCTGATTTCCTCCGGGCTCCTGGGGTTCAGACCCCGGTTATTGTCCGGTTCTCTACCGTTGTGCATGAGCGTGGAAGCCCTGAGACCTTGAGGGATCCACGTGGTTTTGCAGTGAAGTTCTACACCAGAGAG GGTAACTTTGACCTTGTTGGGAACAATATGCCTGTGTTTTTCATCCGAGATGGGATGAAGTTCCCTGACATGGTCCATGCTTTCAAGCCAAGTCCAAAGACCAACATGCAGGAGAACTGGAGAATAGTTGACTTCTTCTCGCACCACCCGGAGAGTCTGCACATGTTCACCTTCCTCTTTGATGATGTTGGCATTCCACTCAACTACAGGCACATGGACGGTTTTGGTGTCAACACCTACACCTTAATCAGCAGGGATGGAAAGGCGCACCTTGTTAAGTTCCATTGGAAGCCTACATGTGGTGTGAAGTGCCTCTTAGATGATGAAGCCGTTACTGTAGGAGGCACCTGCCACACCCATGCCACAAAGGACCTGACTGATGCTATTGCAGCTGGGAATTACCCAGAATGGAAGCTTTTCATTCAGACCATTGATGCTGATCATGAGGATAAATTTGACTTTGACCCTCTTGATGTCACCAAGACCTGGCCAGAGGATATCATCCCACTGCAACCAGTTGGACGGATGGTGCTCAACAAGAACATTGATAATTTCTTTGCAGAAAATGAACAACTTGCTTTCTGCCCAGCAGTCACTGTCCCTGGAATCCACTACTCTGATGATAAGCTGCTCCAGACAAGGATTTTCTCCTATGCTGATACCCAAAGGCACCGTCTCGGTCCAAACTACTTGATGCTTCCTGTGAATGCCCCGAAATGTGCTCACCACAACAACCATCATGATGGCTTAATGAATTTCATGCACAGGGATGAGGAG GTGAACTACTTCCCTTCAAGGTTTGATCCTACTCGTCATGCTGAACAGTACCCTATCCCTCCTCGCGTTCTATCTGGCTGCCGGGAGAAG TGCATCATCGAAAAGGAGAACAATTTCAAGCAGGCTGGCGAGAGATACCGTTCCTTCGACCCTGCCAG GCAAGACCGTTTCCTACAGCGCTGGGTTGATGCGCTCACTGATGCTCGTGTTACCCATGAAATCCAGGGCATCTGGGTCTCATACTGGTCACAG TGTGACGCGTCCCTCGGGCAGAAGCTGGCGTCGCGGCTCAGGATGAAGCCGAACATGTAG
- the LOC125519731 gene encoding catalase isozyme 1 isoform X1, with product MDPYKHRPTSGANSGYWTTNSGAPVWNNNNALTVGQRGPILLEDYHLIEKLAQFDRERIPERVVHARGASAKGFFEVTHDVSQLTCADFLRAPGVQTPVIVRFSTVVHERGSPETLRDPRGFAVKFYTREGNFDLVGNNMPVFFIRDGMKFPDMVHAFKPSPKTNMQENWRIVDFFSHHPESLHMFTFLFDDVGIPLNYRHMDGFGVNTYTLISRDGKAHLVKFHWKPTCGVKCLLDDEAVTVGGTCHTHATKDLTDAIAAGNYPEWKLFIQTIDADHEDKFDFDPLDVTKTWPEDIIPLQPVGRMVLNKNIDNFFAENEQLAFCPAVTVPGIHYSDDKLLQTRIFSYADTQRHRLGPNYLMLPVNAPKCAHHNNHHDGLMNFMHRDEEVNYFPSRFDPTRHAEQYPIPPRVLSGCREKCIIEKENNFKQAGERYRSFDPARQDRFLQRWVDALTDARVTHEIQGIWVSYWSQCDASLGQKLASRLKIKPSM from the exons ATGGATCCCTACAAG CACCGGCCGACGAGCGGGGCCAACTCCGGCTACTGGACCACCAACTCCGGCGCGCCCGTCTGGAACAACAACAACGCCCTCACCGTCGGCCAGCGAG GACCTATCCTTCTTGAGGATTACCATCTGATTGAAAAGCTTGCACAGTTTGACCGGGAGCGTATCCCTGAACGTGTTGTTCATGCACGGGGAGCCAGTGCTAAGGGGTTCTTTGAGGTGACTCATGATGTTTCTCAGCTCACTTGCGCTGATTTCCTCCGGGCTCCTGGGGTTCAGACCCCGGTTATTGTCCGGTTCTCTACCGTTGTGCATGAGCGTGGAAGCCCTGAGACCTTGAGGGATCCACGTGGTTTTGCAGTGAAGTTCTACACCAGAGAG GGTAACTTTGACCTTGTTGGGAACAATATGCCTGTGTTTTTCATCCGAGATGGGATGAAGTTCCCTGACATGGTCCATGCTTTCAAGCCAAGTCCAAAGACCAACATGCAGGAGAACTGGAGAATAGTTGACTTCTTCTCGCACCACCCGGAGAGTCTGCACATGTTCACCTTCCTCTTTGATGATGTTGGCATTCCACTCAACTACAGGCACATGGACGGTTTTGGTGTCAACACCTACACCTTAATCAGCAGGGATGGAAAGGCGCACCTTGTTAAGTTCCATTGGAAGCCTACATGTGGTGTGAAGTGCCTCTTAGATGATGAAGCCGTTACTGTAGGAGGCACCTGCCACACCCATGCCACAAAGGACCTGACTGATGCTATTGCAGCTGGGAATTACCCAGAATGGAAGCTTTTCATTCAGACCATTGATGCTGATCATGAGGATAAATTTGACTTTGACCCTCTTGATGTCACCAAGACCTGGCCAGAGGATATCATCCCACTGCAACCAGTTGGACGGATGGTGCTCAACAAGAACATTGATAATTTCTTTGCAGAAAATGAACAACTTGCTTTCTGCCCAGCAGTCACTGTCCCTGGAATCCACTACTCTGATGATAAGCTGCTCCAGACAAGGATTTTCTCCTATGCTGATACCCAAAGGCACCGTCTCGGTCCAAACTACTTGATGCTTCCTGTGAATGCCCCGAAATGTGCTCACCACAACAACCATCATGATGGCTTAATGAATTTCATGCACAGGGATGAGGAG GTGAACTACTTCCCTTCAAGGTTTGATCCTACTCGTCATGCTGAACAGTACCCTATCCCTCCTCGCGTTCTATCTGGCTGCCGGGAGAAG TGCATCATCGAAAAGGAGAACAATTTCAAGCAGGCTGGCGAGAGATACCGTTCCTTCGACCCTGCCAG GCAAGACCGTTTCCTACAGCGCTGGGTTGATGCGCTCACTGATGCTCGTGTTACCCATGAAATCCAGGGCATCTGGGTCTCATACTGGTCACAG TGTGACGCATCCCTCGGGCAGAAGCTGGCATCGCGGCTCAAGATTAAGCCGAGCATGTAG